One region of Deinococcus fonticola genomic DNA includes:
- a CDS encoding N-acetyltransferase, with product MTLLSLDSIAIPDVHPDAPLETRKAKLSDIEAIHELIGYWASRGQMLVRSRTLLAETIRDFHLVLAEPHEGKPGGLVGVCGLHMLAPDIAEVRGLAVHPHMQGRGLGKQLVLSCESEARAIDLPTLFAWTYQQTFFERCGFTRIEKTNLHPKVWSECQRCAFFENCNEIAMLKALT from the coding sequence ATGACCCTGCTCTCGCTGGACTCCATCGCCATTCCGGATGTTCACCCGGACGCGCCGCTGGAGACACGCAAAGCCAAACTGTCGGACATCGAAGCCATTCACGAACTCATCGGCTACTGGGCCAGCCGGGGGCAGATGCTGGTGCGTTCGCGTACCCTGCTGGCCGAGACCATTCGGGATTTTCACCTGGTGCTGGCCGAACCTCACGAGGGGAAACCGGGCGGGCTGGTGGGGGTGTGCGGGCTGCACATGCTCGCGCCGGACATCGCCGAGGTGCGCGGGCTGGCGGTTCACCCCCATATGCAGGGGCGTGGGCTGGGCAAACAGCTCGTCCTGAGTTGCGAGTCCGAGGCCCGCGCCATCGACCTGCCTACCCTGTTCGCGTGGACATATCAGCAGACCTTTTTCGAGCGCTGCGGGTTCACGCGTATCGAGAAAACGAACCTGCACCCGAAAGTCTGGAGCGAGTGCCAGCGCTGCGCCTTCTTCGAGAACTGCAACGAAATTGCCATGCTCAAGGCCCTGACCTGA
- a CDS encoding GNAT family N-acetyltransferase: protein MTLHSAFTLRRLGRADLPDFHRVMMQAGMDARSSWNRTTTADLERSLFTDGAGGFVAVDSGGEVVSCVGFGPDGIYTLILNKLAVLPEARGCGLGRQLVAAVEDEARQRGLRRVLLAVSQFNLEVVPFYTALGYAETDEPYVLAYPGSPPPMVMVKAVDRPPLAAVAEEDGR from the coding sequence GTGACGCTGCACTCCGCCTTCACGCTTCGCCGCCTGGGCCGCGCCGACCTGCCGGACTTCCACCGCGTGATGATGCAGGCGGGCATGGACGCCCGGTCGAGCTGGAACCGCACGACCACCGCCGATCTGGAACGCTCGCTGTTCACGGACGGGGCAGGAGGGTTCGTGGCGGTGGACAGTGGGGGAGAGGTGGTGAGCTGCGTCGGCTTCGGGCCAGATGGTATATATACGCTCATTCTGAATAAACTTGCAGTTTTGCCGGAGGCGCGAGGGTGTGGCCTGGGCCGCCAGCTGGTGGCCGCTGTTGAGGATGAGGCCCGCCAACGGGGGCTCCGCCGCGTTTTGCTGGCGGTCAGCCAGTTCAATCTGGAAGTCGTTCCCTTTTACACGGCCCTGGGGTACGCCGAAACTGATGAGCCGTATGTCCTGGCTTACCCTGGCAGTCCGCCGCCGATGGTTATGGTAAAAGCGGTCGACAGGCCTCCTTTGGCTGCCGTAGCAGAGGAAGATGGCCGCTGA
- a CDS encoding GNAT family N-acetyltransferase, with translation MTLTDQHIKIRQALPTDLPVVVDLLERTGLHTSSVTLDEGCTYWIADLDGRPAGCIGLEQGQGASLIRSTAVLPAMRSRGLGRALVLSALTHASLRGDRIVYLFSSEAGDYWKRYGFVPAKVGEIEAALPHAPQVVSGLTRGWIQQEQVWKHTLFQPQAQPPREPAT, from the coding sequence ATGACCTTAACTGACCAGCACATCAAAATCCGGCAAGCCCTGCCTACCGATCTCCCGGTGGTGGTCGACCTGCTTGAACGCACTGGCCTGCATACATCGAGCGTCACCCTGGATGAGGGCTGCACGTACTGGATCGCCGACCTGGACGGCCGGCCCGCCGGTTGCATCGGCCTGGAACAGGGCCAAGGCGCCAGCCTGATCCGTTCCACCGCCGTTCTTCCTGCCATGCGTTCGCGTGGATTGGGGCGGGCCCTGGTGCTTTCGGCCCTCACGCACGCTTCGCTGCGCGGCGACCGGATCGTGTACCTGTTCTCCAGCGAGGCCGGCGACTACTGGAAACGCTACGGCTTCGTTCCCGCCAAGGTGGGCGAAATCGAGGCGGCTCTCCCGCATGCTCCGCAGGTCGTCAGTGGCCTGACGAGGGGCTGGATTCAGCAGGAGCAGGTGTGGAAGCACACCCTGTTTCAGCCGCAGGCGCAGCCCCCCCGGGAACCAGCCACATGA
- a CDS encoding GNAT family N-acetyltransferase, translated as MTLPDAYTVRPAGPQDAAVIALHRGQMFVDMGSLTPDGAAAQQDLWTGWLGNAIAAGEYVAFLAQHADPAHHTGQVVAGVGLMFHPKIPTLQDPALHRAHVLNMYVAPGHRRQGLAEALMHAALQEARRRGLRSVNLNAAPMGRGLYQRLGFVDSTSPEMRLTLLDGTP; from the coding sequence ATGACCCTTCCTGACGCTTACACCGTGCGCCCCGCTGGCCCGCAGGACGCGGCGGTGATTGCCTTGCACCGGGGGCAGATGTTCGTGGACATGGGCAGCCTGACCCCTGACGGCGCGGCGGCCCAGCAGGACTTGTGGACAGGCTGGCTCGGAAACGCCATAGCTGCCGGCGAGTACGTGGCTTTTCTGGCCCAGCACGCTGATCCGGCTCATCACACCGGGCAGGTGGTGGCGGGCGTGGGCCTGATGTTTCACCCGAAAATTCCCACCCTGCAGGATCCTGCCCTGCACAGGGCGCATGTCCTGAACATGTACGTGGCGCCTGGGCACCGCCGTCAGGGCCTGGCCGAGGCGCTGATGCACGCGGCCTTGCAGGAGGCCCGCCGACGCGGCCTGCGCAGCGTGAACCTGAACGCCGCGCCGATGGGCCGTGGCCTGTATCAGCGCCTGGGTTTCGTCGACTCGACCAGCCCGGAAATGCGCCTCACGCTGCTGGATGGGACGCCGTGA
- the argH gene encoding argininosuccinate lyase — MTNNHTKNTDKKLWGGRFAEATDGLVELFNASVGFDQRLYEQDIRGSLAHVAMLGKQGILTAEEVGQISDGLNSVLADIRAGNFEWRLDREDVHMNVEAALRDRIGPVAGKLHTARSRNDQVAVDFRLFTKEAALDLAGKTRELRRVMLAEAEKHLQDEVLLPGYTHLQVAQPILLSHWFMAYVAMLERDEGRLRDAAARMDESPLGSSALAGTPWPLDRHMTAEALGFARPTANSLDGVGSRDFALEFLSACAILAAHLSRLSEELILYSTFEFGFLTLPDSHTTGSSIMPQKKNPDVSELSRGKAGRVFGNLMGLLTVVKGTPLAYNKDLQEDKEGVFDSYDTLSIVLRLYAEMMPKTVWHADVTKAAAARGYSTATDVADFLARGGVPFREAHEVVGGLVGLASRSGRQLWELADAELQGAHPLLNAQVAQALTVEESVRSRQSYGGTAPERVREAIRNARQALEN, encoded by the coding sequence ATGACGAACAACCACACGAAAAACACCGACAAGAAACTCTGGGGTGGCCGTTTTGCCGAGGCCACCGACGGCCTGGTGGAACTGTTCAACGCCTCGGTGGGTTTCGACCAGCGCCTGTATGAGCAGGACATTCGCGGTTCGCTGGCGCACGTCGCCATGCTGGGCAAGCAGGGCATTCTGACCGCTGAGGAAGTCGGGCAGATTTCGGACGGGCTGAACAGCGTGCTGGCCGACATTCGCGCCGGGAATTTCGAGTGGCGCCTCGACCGCGAGGACGTTCACATGAACGTGGAAGCCGCGCTGCGTGACCGCATCGGCCCGGTGGCCGGCAAACTGCACACTGCCCGCAGCCGCAACGACCAGGTGGCGGTGGATTTCCGGCTGTTCACGAAAGAAGCCGCCCTTGACCTGGCTGGCAAAACCCGCGAACTGCGGCGCGTCATGCTGGCCGAGGCCGAGAAGCACCTGCAGGACGAGGTGCTTCTGCCGGGGTACACCCACCTTCAGGTGGCGCAGCCCATCCTGCTCTCGCACTGGTTCATGGCCTACGTCGCCATGCTGGAACGCGATGAGGGCCGCCTGCGCGACGCCGCTGCGCGTATGGACGAGTCCCCGCTGGGCAGTTCGGCGCTGGCCGGCACGCCCTGGCCGCTCGACCGGCACATGACCGCCGAGGCCCTGGGCTTTGCGCGCCCCACCGCCAACAGCCTGGACGGCGTGGGCAGCCGTGACTTCGCGCTGGAATTCCTCTCGGCCTGCGCCATCCTCGCGGCGCACCTCTCGCGCCTCAGTGAAGAACTGATTCTGTATTCCACCTTCGAGTTCGGCTTTCTGACGCTGCCCGACAGCCACACCACCGGATCTTCTATCATGCCGCAGAAGAAAAACCCAGACGTGAGCGAGTTGAGCCGTGGCAAGGCCGGGCGCGTGTTCGGCAACCTGATGGGCCTGCTGACGGTCGTGAAGGGCACGCCTCTGGCCTACAACAAGGACTTGCAGGAGGACAAGGAAGGCGTGTTCGACAGCTACGACACCCTCAGCATCGTGCTGCGCCTGTACGCCGAGATGATGCCCAAGACCGTCTGGCACGCCGACGTGACCAAAGCGGCTGCTGCACGCGGGTACAGCACCGCGACCGACGTGGCCGACTTCCTGGCCCGCGGTGGCGTTCCCTTCCGCGAGGCGCACGAGGTCGTGGGCGGGCTGGTGGGCCTCGCCAGCCGCAGCGGCCGTCAACTGTGGGAACTGGCCGACGCGGAATTGCAGGGCGCCCACCCCCTCCTGAACGCCCAGGTGGCGCAGGCCCTCACCGTCGAGGAAAGTGTCCGCAGCCGCCAGAGTTACGGCGGCACCGCCCCCGAGCGCGTGCGGGAAGCCATCCGGAACGCCCGCCAGGCGCTGGAGAACTGA
- a CDS encoding GNAT family N-acetyltransferase: MGADTEKLRRAHAGSLIWHRRSLDNGTYTGFLVEHRNTVIAGAGVLWQDLPPSALSEGPVRAYILNVYVSPEHRGRALARHLVDVALQECRRRGVTVVTLHASGAGRPTYARLGFQPSEEMRFILTADDPS, encoded by the coding sequence ATGGGCGCGGACACGGAGAAGCTGCGCCGGGCACACGCGGGCTCGCTGATCTGGCACAGGCGTTCGCTGGACAACGGCACATACACGGGTTTCCTGGTCGAGCATCGGAACACCGTCATTGCTGGTGCGGGCGTACTGTGGCAGGATCTGCCGCCCAGCGCCCTGTCCGAAGGGCCGGTGCGGGCGTACATCCTGAACGTCTACGTCTCGCCCGAGCACCGTGGGCGCGCCCTGGCCCGGCACCTTGTTGACGTTGCCCTGCAGGAATGCCGCAGGCGCGGCGTCACCGTGGTTACCCTGCACGCTTCCGGGGCCGGGCGCCCCACCTACGCCAGGCTGGGGTTTCAGCCCAGCGAGGAAATGCGCTTTATCCTGACAGCCGATGACCCTTCCTGA